The Cytophagales bacterium DNA window TTTACTTTACTTCAATACCTGTAGTAATAATTTGGTAAGCAAGGGGATCGTTGTCATTAAATTCCTTTTCATCAAAGGGATGGGGTTCAATTCTCAAATCAATATTTCTACGTAATTTCATTAATTCAATCCGCATGTCAAAACTATCAGATAAATTTTTCATTACAATAGCTATATCAATATCGCTGTCTTTATGAAAATCCCCGTTCACATACGATCCAAAAAGAAAGGCTTTTTCAATATTGTATTTTTCTTCTTCCAGGTATGAAAGATAATTTTTTACGATTTTAAGAATTGATTTTTTA harbors:
- a CDS encoding nucleotidyltransferase domain-containing protein; translated protein: MVKKSILKIVKNYLSYLEEEKYNIEKAFLFGSYVNGDFHKDSDIDIAIVMKNLSDSFDMRIELMKLRRNIDLRIEPHPFDEKEFNDNDPLAYQIITTGIEVK